From Microbacterium sp. 10M-3C3:
ACTCGACGGTGCCGTACTCGGCGACGTCCTCCGCGAACTTGCGGAGCAGGCGCACGCCCTGCTCGGGACGCGACTGCTCGCGACCGCGGAACAGGATCATGGCCTTGACCTTGTCGCCCGCCTTGAGGAAGCCCTCGGCGCGCTTGAGCTTGGTCGTGTAGTCGTGGGCCTCGATCTTGAGGCGGAAGCGCACCTCCTTCAGGACGGTGTTCGCCTGGTTGCGGCGTGCTTCCTTGGCCTTCTGCGCGGCTTCGTACTTGAACTTGCCGTAGTCCATGATCTTGACCACGGGCGGACGCGAGTTGGGCGCGACCTCGACCAGGTCGAGGTCCGCCTCCTGGGCCAGACGCAGCGCAGCCTCGATGCGGACGATGCCGACCTGTTCGCCGTTGGGTCCGACGAGTCGGACCTCCGGGACGCGGATGCGCTCGTTGGTGCGGGGATCGCTGATGCGGAACTCCTCTTCATGCGGGTGGCGGCCCTGCGCCGCGGATGCGGCGGAGGCGAGGAGGAGATCACACCACCCGTGCACGACGATCGACGTCGGCGTGCGCCCTGGCTACCCCGCAGGACGGGGCGGAGCGCATGGACCCGGTAGCCTGGAGCGGCAAGCGCGGGTGGGATGGAATCCTCTTTCGTTCGGAGGAGATCCCTCCGAAGCCCGCCATAGTCTAGCAGAGAGTACGACGTGCACACGATTCCCGGCGACAGCCCCTCCTCCCCCGACGACGAGCGGCTCGCCCGCTGGGAACAGGAGCACGAGCGCGCGGCCTCGACCGCCTCCCGCGACATCGCCGACGTCCCCGCCGTCGAGGTCATCACGACCACCGCCGTGCACCTGCTCAGCGCCGCCGCCGTCAAGGTGGGCCTCGCCGACGACCCGGCGACGCAGACCGACCTCGACGAGGCGCGCAAGCTCATCAACGCCCTCGCCGGCCTCATCACGGCGGGTGCCCCGGAGATCAGCGACATGCACGCGCGGTCGCTGCGCGACGGGCTGCGCTCGGTGCAGCTCGCGTTCCGCGAGGCATCCGTCATCCCCGACCCGATCGGGCAGGGGCCGGGCGAGAAGTGGACCGGTCCCGTCACCTGACGCCCGGCGCGCGGGTCAGTCGACGCCGCGGTGAAGCTTGACGGTCAGCGAGTCGACGAGCACCGCGACGCGGTCGTCCGCGGCCCATCGGCGCGCGAGGCGTGCGAGCACGGCGTCGAGCTCCTCCTGCGCGAGGCCCTGCATGAGCTGGAGGTGCACGATCAGCTCGGGGCCGCGCAGCCGCCCCGACGGGTCGCCCGGCTCCACGGCGAGATCGAGCACCGCGAGCTCCCCCGCGATGCTCTCGTTGAGCCCCGTGTACACCTCGGCCGACGTGTGCGGCGGCTCCCACGGCGTCTGCTGACCGACCGCCCACACCGCCGGGCGCCGCAGCACGTGCTCCGTCGGGGAGGCGGGATCGATGACGATGAGCTCGGTGTCTTCGGATGCGGCGGCCAGAGCCGTGCGCACGCCGTCCGCGGGCACCGGGCGCGCCGCCGCATCCCACCGGCGCATCGTGTCGGTGGACGTGAACACCGGCAGCACGCGCCGGCCGTCCGGCGCCGCGACGGTGACGATCGACAGCTCCTGCGTCTTGTCGACGGGGAGACCGTGCGCGCCGATGCCCTCGTCGCCCTTCTCCGCCACGAGTGGGATGAGCACGCGCGCGCTGCGGTAGGCGTCGACGACGGCGCGCGCGTCGCCGGTCCCCGCGCGGAAGGCCTCGAGCGCGGTGAGGAGGGCCGGATCGGCGGAGCCGTCGTCCCCGGCGTGCGGGTTGGCCTCGAAGCTGCGCCCCTCCCACGGGACGCCGGCGGAGTCGGACCGCGGGTCGTCAGCCTCCGGCGACATCCAGCGCCTCCGCGAGCGTGAAGGCGCCGGCGTAGAGCGCCTTGCCCACAATGGCGCCCTCGACACCGAGCGGCACGAGCTCGCGCAGCGCCGCGATGTCGTCGAGGCTCGAGACGCCGCCCGAGGCGACGACGGGCTTCGGGGTGCGCTCGGTCATCTCGCGCAGCAGCTCGAGATTCGGGCCGCGGAGCGTGCCGTCCTTGGTCACGTCGGTGACGACGTAGCGGCTGCATCCGGCGTCTTCGAGCCGGTCGAGCACCGTCCACAGGTCGCCGCCGTCACGGGTCCACCCCCGCGCGGCGAGCGTCGTGCCGCGCACGTCCAGGCCCACCGCGACGAGGTCGCCGTAGCGGCCGATGACGTCCGCCGCCCACTCCGGGTTCTCCAGCGCCGCGGTGCCGAGATTGATGCGCGAGGCGCCGCTGTCGAGGGCCGCCTCGAGCGAGCGGTCGTCGCGGATGCCGCCCGAGAGCTCGACCTGCACGCCGCGCACCTGCTTGATGACCTTGCGCAGCACCGCGGCGTTACTGCCGCGACCGAAGGCGGCGTCGAGGTCGACGAGGTGGATCCAGCGCGCGCCCTGCTGCGCCCACTCGACGGCGGCGTCGACGGGGTCGCCGTAGCTGGTCTCGGTGCCTGCCTCGCCCTGCGTCAGACGGACGGCCTTGCCGCCGGCGATGTCGACGGCCGGAAGCAGGATGAGCTCGGGTGTGGACGCGAAATCGTTCATGGCTCCTCGTGCACGCGCGGGCGGTCGCCGGCGCCGGGCACAAGCTCAGAGAGTAGCCGCGCGCAGCCCGCCGATCCAATTGGACAGCAGGCGGATGCCCGCCTCCCCCGACTTCTCCGGGTGGAACTGCGTCGCCGACAGCGGCCCGTTCTCGACCGCGGCCAGGAACGGCGCGCCGTACGTGCACCACGTCAGGGTCGGCGACGGGAACGGCGGCTGCACCTGCAGATGCCACTGCTGCGCGCCGAACGAGTGCACGAAGTAGAAGCGCTCGTTCTCGATGCCGGCGAACAGGCGCGAGCCCTCGCCCGGCTCGACCGTGTTCCAGCCCATGTGCGGCAGGACGGGGGCATCGAGCTCGGTGACCACGCCCGGCCACTCGCCGAGGCCCTCGGTGTCGACACCGCGCTCCACGCCCCGTCCGAAGAGCACCTGCATGCCGACGCAGATGCCGAGCACGGGTCGTCCGCCGGCCAGGCGGCGTCCGATGAGCTCGTCGCCGCGGCTGGCGCGGAGCGCCTCCATGACGGCCCGGTACGCGCCCACTCCGGGCACGACGAGACCGTCGGCGGCGAGGATCTCCTCGCGGTCGGAGGTCAGCCGCGCGTCGGCGCCGGCGGCGATGAGCGCCTTGACGGCGGAGTGGACGTTGCCCGACCCGTAGTCGAGGACTGCCACCGACGGGCGGACGCCCTCGCGCGGCGCAGCTGCATCGCTCACAGCGCGCCCTTGGTGCTCGGGATCCCCTCCACGAGCGGGTCGCGGGCCTTGGCCTGGCGGAATGCGCGCGCGAACGCCTTGTACTCCGCCTCGGCGATGTGGTGGGGGTCGCGACCCTCCAGCACCCGCACGTGCACGGTCAGGCCGGCGTGGAACGCGATGGCCTCGAAGGTGTGGCGCACGAGCGATCCGGTGAAGTGACCGCCGATGAGGTGGTGCTCGTACCCCGTCGGCTCCCCCACGTGCATGAGGTAGGGCCGGCCGCTGATGTCGACGACGGCCTGCGCGAGCGCCTCGTCGAGGGGCACGAGGGCATCGCCGAAGCGCGCGATGCCGGCCTTGTCGCCCAGGGCCTCGCGGATGGCGTCGCCGAGAACGATCGCGACGTCTTCGACGGTGTGGTGGGCGTCGATGTGCGTGTCGCCCGTCGCGCGCACCGTCAGGTCGGTGAGCGAGTGCTTCGCGAACGCGGTCAGCAGGTGGTCGAAGAACGGCACCGTCGTCTCGATCGTCGAGCGGCCCGTGCCGTCGAGGTCGAGGGTGAGCTCGACGCTCGACTCGCTGGTCTCGCGCCGCAGGGACGCCGTGCGCGGCGAGCCGTCGGTCATGCCCTCGATCCTACCGACGCCAGCGCGTCGAGGAACGCGGTGGTCTCCTCCGCGGTGCCCGCGGTCACCCGCAGGGCGTGCGGGATGCCGACGTCCCGGATGAGCACGCCGCGGTCGTACAGCGCCTGCCACGTCGCGGCGGGGTCGGGAACGCCGCCGAACAGGACGAAGTTCGTCCACGACTCGTGGGGCTCGTAGCCGAGCGCCGACACCGTGGCGGAGATGCGGTCGCGCTGCGACACGATCTCGTCCACCATCGCGAGCATCGTGGGGGCGTGCGCGAGGGCCCCGAGCGCGGCCGCCTGAGTCAGCGCGCTCAAGTGGTAGGGCAGGCGCACGAGCCGCAGAGCGTCCACGACGGCGGGGTCGGCTGCGAGATAGCCGACGCGCGCTCCCGCGAAGGCGAAGGCCTTGCTCATCGTGCGCGAGACGATCAGCCGCTCGCGGCCGGGCAGCAGCGAGAGCGCCGAGCGCTCGTCGCGCGGCGCGAACTCCTGGTAGGCCTCATCCACGATCACGATGCCCGGGGCGACGTCGTACACCGCCTCGATCACGTCGAGCGTCATCGGCGTGCCGGTGGGGTTGTTGGGGGCGCACAGGAACACGACGTCCGGACCCGTCTCGGCCACCTGCGCGGCAGCCGACTCGGCCGAGACGGTGAAGTCGCTCTCCCGCGTGCCCGCGAGCCACGTGGCGCCCGTCGCGCGCGTGAGGAGCGGATACATCGAGTACGTCGGCGCGAAGCCGAAGGCCGTGCGCCCCGGCCCGGCGAAAGCCTGCAGGACATGCTGCAGCACCTCGTTGGAGCCGTTGGCCGCCCAGATCTGCGCTGCGGAGAGACCGTGTCCGAGATAGTCGGCGAAGGCCTCGCGCAACGCGGTGAACTCACGGTCGGGGTACCGGTTGACATCGCGCAGGGCACGCGCGACGCCGTCGAGGATGTCGTCCGCGACCTCGGAGGGGATCGGGTGGGTGTTCTCGTTGACGTTGAGGGCGACCGGCAGGGCGGCCTGCGGGGCACCGTAGGGAACGAGCCCGCGCAGGTCGTCGCGGAGCGGGAGGTCGTCCAGCCGAGTGGTCATTCTCCCCATGCTACGGCGCGACACCCGGCCGGCCGGCGCCGGCTCAGCCCGCGGGGGCGTACTCCGCCGGGATCGCGAGGCGCTGCCCAGCCGCGACCGACGAGGACTCCAGAGCGTTCAGCCGGGCGATCGCGTCGACGACGTCGCGCGGGTCGGCGGCGGGCGCCACCTCCTGGGCGATCGACCACAGCGAGTCGCCGGGCATGACGGTGATCTCCGCGAAGGAGCCGGCGGGTGCGCCCGCCGAATCGGTCGCGATGGCGGATCCTCCGCCGAGGGCGGCGAGCGCGATGGCCGCTGCGACCGGCACCGCTGCGAGGGCCGCGAGCACGCGACGGCCGCGGGCCGTGAGCCGCAGGCGCGTGCGACGGACGACGGTGGCGCCGACGCCGGTGGGGCGGATGGAGCTCGCGATCGTGGTCATGGTTCCTCCTGGGCGGAAGATTCGCATCCGACCCTCGGCCGGGAGAGCCGGATGCGAATCTGTTTTCCGAATCTATCTTCGATACAGTCCGAGTGTCAACCGGCCCGCGGATCGGAATCGGATCGAACGCGACACGCGGTGCGCTGCTCGATCCGTGCCGCGCCAGCGGATACGGTTTCGACAGCGGAAGACCATCACGGACCTCCGACATTCGAAGACCGGTGCCTTTCCGGCGGCCCGGGAGGGAGAGCACGACATGTCCGATGCCACGGCCGACGCGACCGTCCGAGAGAAGCCGCAGACCCGTCGCCGGCGCAGCCTCAGCGACAAGCAGCTCGCGATCCTCGAAGTCATCCAGCGCTCGATCGCGCGGTACGGCTACCCGCCGAGCATGCGCGAGATCGGCGACGCCGTCGGGCTGAAGTCGCTCTCGAGCGTCACGCATCAGCTCAACCAGCTCGAGCTCAGCGGCTACCTCCGCCGCGACCCCGGCAAGACCCGGGCGATGGAGGTGCTGATCGACCTCCCGGGGACGGCGGCGGAGAATCCCGCCGACACCGCCCCCGCGCTCGGGGACGCCGCACTCGTCCCGCTCGTCGGCCGTATCGCCGCGGGCGTGCCGATCACCGCCGACCAGCAGGTCGAGGAGATCTTCCCGCTCCCTCGCCAGCTCGTCGGCAAGGGCGAGCTGTTCATGCTCAAGGTGTCGGGCGACTCGATGATCGACGCCGCGATCTGCGACGGCGACTGGGTGGTCGTGCGCGCGCAGGCGACCGCCGACAACGGCGACATCGTCGCCGCGATGCTCGAGGGCGAGGCGACCGTGAAGACGTTCCGCCGCCGCGACGGCCACACGTGGCTCCTGCCGCGCAACACCGCCTTCGAGCCGATCCTGGGCGATGAGGCGACGGTGCTCGGCAAGGTGGTCGCCGTCCTCCGCGCGGTCTGAACCGGCCGGGCCGCCCTGTCTAGGCTGGGCGGATGACCCGGATCCTCCCGTACGGCTCGTGGCCGTCGCCCCTGGACGCCCGGCTCGTCGCCGGCGCGTCGCCGCGCATCGACGGCGCCCGGTTCGTCGGCGACGAGATCTGGTGGGGCCAGACCGTGCCCGAGGAGGGCGGTCGCGTCACGGTGCGCCGGCGCCGCGCCGACGGACGCGTCGACGACCTCCTCGCCGCTCCGCTCAGCGCCCGCTCGCGCGTGCACGAGTACGGCGGCGGGGCATGGACGGCCACCGAGGCCGGCGAGCTCGTCTTCGTCGACGGCGCCGATCAGCGCGTGCGCGTGCGACGGCCGGACGGTGCGCTCGCCGATCTCACCGCCGCCGAGGACGGTGTCGCGTACGGCGGGCTGCACACGCGCGCGGGCCTCCTTCTCGCGGTGCGCGAGCGCCCGCACCGCAGCGGGTCGGCGCGCGAGATCGTGGCGGTGCCGCTCGACGGCGGCGCCGCGACCGATCCGGAGCTCGTCCGGGCGCTCGTCGGCGAGAGCGATTTCCTCGCGCAGCCCACGCTGTCCCCGGACGGCGGAGAGCTCGCGTGGATCGCGTGGGACCACCCCGACATGCCGTGGGATCGCACGCAGCTGCGCCGCGGCCGCGTCGAGGACGAGAAGGTGACGGCCTGGTCGGTCGTCGCGGGTGGGCACAGCGCCCCGCTGCAGCCGGAGTGGCGCGGCGACGACCTGTTCTTCGTCGACGACCCGACCGGGCGGTGGAACCTGTGGCGCGCGAGGGCCGGTGCCGCGCCGGAACCCTACGCGGCGGCCGACGCCGACACGGGCGGCGCCCTGTGGGTGCTGGGGTCGCGGTGGTACGGGCTGGTCGACGGCGGCGTCGTGGCCGTCCGCACCGACGGCGGTGACCGCATCGTCCTCGCCGCCGCGGACGGCGTCCGCGACCTGGACACCCCCGTCGTCGCGGGCGGCCTCGTCGAGCACACGCGTGGCTCGCAGGCGCTCGTGTCGGGATCGACGGCCGACGGCGGCGCCGGCCTGTGGCGCGTGGACATCGCCACGGGCGAGGTGACGCGCATCGCCGGCGGCGACGGCGCCATCGGGGCGGAGTGGATGCCGCGTGCGCACCCGCTAGCGGCGGCCGGTCCGCACGGGCCCGTGCACGCCTTCGCCTACCCGCCCACGCACCCCGACGTCGAGGGCCCGGACGACGCCCGGCCGCCCTACCTCGTGTGGGTTCACGGCGGTCCGACCGCGCACGTCGGCCCCGCCGCATCCGCGAAGACCGCCTATTTCACCAGTCGAGGCATCGGCGTGCTCGACGTCAACTACGGCGGCTCCACCGGCTATGGCCGGGAGTACCGCGAGCGCCTTCGGGGACAGTGGGGTCTCGTCGACGTCGACGACGTCGCCGCCGCCGCCTCCGCCCTCGTGACGCGCGGCGATGCGGATGCGGCGCGCCTCGTGATCGAGGGCGGCTCGGCGGGAGGCTGGACGGTGCTGGCCGCGCTGACCCGCACCGACGTCTTCGCCGCCGGCGTCGCGCGGTACGCGGTGGGCGACGCGCGCGCCCTGGCCGCCGACACGCACGAGTTCGAGTCGCGCTACCTCGACGGGCTCATCGGTCCGCTCCCGGAGGCGGAGGCGGTCTACGACGAACGATCGCCGCTCACGCATCCGGACCGATTCCGCGTGCCGCTGCTGATCCTCCAGGGCGCCGAGGACCGCGTCGTGCCCCCCGCCCAGGCGGAGGCCATCCGTGCGGCCCTCGCGGAGCGCGGCGTGCCGCATCTGGCGGTCGTCTACGACGGCGAGGGCCACGGCTTCCGTCGCGCGGAGACGATCGTGCACGCGCTCGAGACGGAGCTGGCGTTCCTCGGGGCGGTGCTGGGCTTCGACCCGCCGGGCGTCCCTCCGATCACGCTCGAGTGATCGGAGGGACGGACGCGCTCACGCCCGGAAGGGGGCCAGCTCGGCGGCGAGACGCTCGCCCACGTGCGCGTGGAGGAACGTGCCTTCGGCGCGGTGCTCCTGCGTCACGATGAGCCCCGACGCGTGCGCGGCCGACACGAGGTCGCCGCGGTCGTAGGGGACGACCGCGCGCACCTCGACGGCGGGCAGCGGCAGGGCGTCCTCGACGACCTGTCGCAGCTCCTGGATGCCCTCGCCCGTGCGCGACGACACGAACAGCGCGCTCGGCTCGAGACCGCGCAGCACGAGGCGGGTGTCGTCGTCGACCAGATCGGCCTTGTTGAACACGACGATCTCACGCGTCGAGCGCGCGCCCACGTCGCCCATGACATCTCGCACGGTGGCCAGCTGCGCCGCGGGATCGGGGTGGGATCCGTCCACGACGTGCACGATGACGTCCGCGTCGGCGACCTCCTCGAGCGTCGAGCGGAACGCCTCGACGAGCTGGTGCGGCAGGTTGCGCACGAAGCCGACGGTGTCGGTCAGCGTGAAGACGCGGCCGTCCGAGGTCTCCGAGCGGCGCACGGTGGCGTCGAGGGTCGCGAACAGCGCGTTCTCCACGAGCACGCCCGCCCGCGTGAGGCGGTTCAGCAGGCTCGACTTGCCGGCGTTGGTGTACCCGGCGATCGCGACGGCGGGGATCGTGTTGCGCTTGCGCTCGGCGCGCTTGGCGTCGCGCGCCGGCGCGAAGTCGCGGATCTGGCGGCGCAGCTGCGCCATCCGGGTGCGGATGCGGCGCCGATCAAGCTCGATCTTCGTCTCACCCGGTCCGCGCGAGCCCATGCCCGCGCCGCCGGCGCCGACCTGCCCACCGGCCTGCCGGCTCATCGAGTCGCCCCAGCCTCGCAGGCGCGGCAGCAGGTACTCGAGCTGCGCGAGCTCGACCTGCGCCTTGCCCTCGCGGCTCTTGGCGTGCTGGCTGAAGATGTCCAGGATGACGGTCGTGCGGTCGATGACCTTGACCTTCACGACGTCCTCGAGCGCACGCCGCTGGCTGGGTGCGAGCTCGGTGTCGGCGATGACGGTGTCGGCGCCGACCGCGGCGACGATGTCGCGCAGCTCCTCGGCCTTGCCGCGCCCGACGTAGGTCGCGGGGTCGGGGTGGGGGCGGCGCTGCAGCACGCCGTCGAGCACCACCGCGCCGGCCGTCTCGGCGAGCGCAGCGAGCTCGCGCAGCGAGTTCTCCGCGTCCTCCTGCTCGCCCTGGGGGTGCACGCCCACGAGCACGACGTTCTCCAGGCGCAGCTGCCGGTACTCGACCTCCGTGACGTCTTCGAGCTCGGTCGAGAGGCCGACCACGCGCCGCAGGGCCGCGCGCTCCTCCCGGTCCCACTGCTCGCCGTCGGTGTCGCCGTACGCGACCGTGGCGGCGTCCTGCAGCGCCTGGGCGGCGCCGAAGACGCGGACCCCGGAGTGCGCGTCGGCGCGCGCGAGCACCCGCTCCACCGGGTCCACCGGCGCGTCGGTCGTGCTCGTCCCGGGCACCTCGTGCCCGTTCCGGGGTGTGGTGGTTTCCGTCATCGTTTCCTTCCGCATCGCTGCGGCGGGGCTCCCCCGCCGGAGCATCCTTGCACTCTAGCCCTCCCCCGTCGGCGACGCTCTCCGCTACGCTTCCCGCATGGCCAGCGGGGAGCACTATTTCAGCGCGTCACCGTCCAGTGCCGAACAGCTGCGCCGCATCCGCGTGACCCTCGCGGGTCGCGAACGCCGGCTGTGGACCGCATCCGGGGTGTTCAGTCCCGACCGGCTGGATGCCGGCACCGCCGTGCTGCTCGCTCGCACTCCCCCGCCGCCGCCCGGAGGTCATCTTCTCGACCTCGGCTGCGGCTGGGGACCGATCGCACTGTCGCTCGCCGTCGAGTCGCCTCGGGCGACCGTGTGGGCCGTGGACGTGAACGAACGAGCGCTCGATCTCGTGCGCCGTAACGCGCACGAGCTGGGACTCGATAACGTCAACGCCGTGCGGCCCGAAGATGTTCCCGACGACGTCGTGTTCCGCACCATCCGGTCCAATCCGCCGATCCGCGTCGGCAAGAACGAGCTGCACGGCATGCTCGAGCGCTGGATCCCGCGCCTGGACGAGCGCAGCGACGCATGGCTGGTCGTCGCCCGCAACCTCGGCTCCGACTCGCTGCAGCGCTGGATCGCCGCGACGTTCCCCCGCGGTTTCAGCGTGGGCCGGGCGGCCACCGGCCGCGGCTACCGCGTGCTCAAGGTGCGCCGGCACGGCACGCCGGCCACCGGCACGATCGCGCTGCCCTGACGCGGTCGCTCTGCCTTGGCGCGGTCGCGCAGCCGGCCGCGCAGCCCCTAGGCTGGGCGCAGACGTGACAGGGCCGACAGCGCGATCCGTGGTGGGGGACGCGCCGATCGGAGACGCCATGCCCACCACCCGCTCGTCGTCCGCCCGCCCGTCGGGGTACCGCGTGCTCCCGCACCGCGCGGGCTGGACCTACCTGCTCGCCGCCTCGTTCGGACGCCTGCCGCTGTCGATGGTGCCGCTCGCGGTGCTCACCCTCACAACCTCGACCACGGGGTCCATCGCCGTGGGCGGGCTCGCGTCCGCCGCTGCCGCCGTCGGTGAGGCGGTCGGCGCTCCGGCGTCGGGGGCGCTCTCCGATCGGCTCGGCCAGCGGAGCGTGCTCCTGTCCGGCCTCGTGCTGCACGTGTCGCTGCTGCTCGCGCTCACGGCCGGCGCCGGGATGCTCCCCGACGCCGCCACGGTCGCGCTCGCGGCCCTCGTCGGGGTGACGCTGCCGCAGGTGGGCGCCTTCTCCCGCGCGCGGTGGCTCGTGCTGGCGCCCGACGACCTCCCCGCGGCCTTCGCCTTCGAAGGGGCCGTCGACGAGGTCGCGTACATCTTCGGCCCGGCGCTGGTGGGCCTCACCGCCGCCTTCGTGTCGCCACAGGCGGCGACCCTCCTCGCCGGCGGGCTGGTCGTCGCGTTCGCGAGCGTGTTCGCGGTGCATCCGTCGCACCGCCTGGTGCCCCGGC
This genomic window contains:
- a CDS encoding MFS transporter — encoded protein: MPTTRSSSARPSGYRVLPHRAGWTYLLAASFGRLPLSMVPLAVLTLTTSTTGSIAVGGLASAAAAVGEAVGAPASGALSDRLGQRSVLLSGLVLHVSLLLALTAGAGMLPDAATVALAALVGVTLPQVGAFSRARWLVLAPDDLPAAFAFEGAVDEVAYIFGPALVGLTAAFVSPQAATLLAGGLVVAFASVFAVHPSHRLVPRRRGPRTAGQASARGRGIVVVALAGMLAMGAFFGASQTGLTSFAERAGIPDAGALLYAVMAIGSAATTLSMVLVPERVGTWARWTLAALGMACGAVWMLSAADIPGIVVASLVAGAFQGPLLLTIFRVVGEAAESGSAGVLLTLTSSGIVLGIAGGAAASGALAEAFGPVGGLAPVLGASLILLAMGAVALLVRRIRHAGT